In one window of Haloimpatiens sp. FM7315 DNA:
- a CDS encoding IS110 family transposase: MNYNQNNKIMQINYETLIVGVDIAKEHHVARAQDFRGIEYGKTLKFNNNNKGFNEFYNWFKKLCAEHAKSNVIVGMEPTGHYWFCLAKFPKQKGIKIAIVNPMHVKKSKELDDNSPTKNDPKDARVIAQLVKDGRFAEPSMPKGIYADLRISMNFRDTLIKELNSTKVRIVRWLDIYFPEFNDVFSSWEGKTAMLTLRKLSTPSKIAEISAEDILKLWKTQVKRAVGIKRANLLVDKAKISIGVTEGIKMAEYELQYLLDKYETGLSTLFAQFLFGHFC; this comes from the coding sequence ATGAATTATAACCAAAATAATAAAATAATGCAAATAAATTATGAAACTTTAATTGTTGGTGTTGATATTGCAAAAGAACATCATGTAGCAAGAGCACAAGATTTTAGAGGAATTGAGTATGGTAAAACTCTTAAATTTAACAATAATAATAAAGGTTTTAATGAGTTCTACAATTGGTTTAAAAAGTTATGTGCGGAGCACGCTAAAAGCAATGTAATTGTAGGGATGGAGCCAACAGGTCACTATTGGTTTTGCTTAGCTAAGTTTCCTAAACAAAAAGGGATTAAAATAGCCATTGTCAATCCTATGCATGTTAAGAAAAGCAAAGAGCTTGATGATAACTCGCCAACAAAGAATGATCCTAAGGATGCTAGAGTTATAGCACAGCTTGTTAAAGATGGCAGATTTGCAGAGCCTAGTATGCCAAAAGGCATATATGCTGATTTAAGAATATCAATGAACTTCAGAGATACATTAATTAAAGAATTAAATAGTACAAAAGTAAGAATAGTTAGATGGCTTGACATATATTTTCCTGAATTTAATGATGTATTTTCTTCTTGGGAAGGCAAGACTGCAATGTTAACTTTAAGAAAGTTATCCACACCATCTAAGATAGCTGAAATTAGTGCTGAAGATATTCTAAAATTGTGGAAAACACAAGTAAAAAGAGCCGTAGGCATTAAACGTGCTAATTTGCTTGTGGATAAAGCTAAAATATCTATAGGAGTAACAGAAGGTATTAAAATGGCTGAATATGAGCTGCAATATCTTTTAGATAAATATGAAACTGGATTGTCAACACTTTTTGCACAATTTTTATTCGGTCATTTTTGCTAA
- a CDS encoding GNAT family N-acetyltransferase: MLLFKEITRENFWECIELSVEEGQVDFVTTNAVSIGQSKVQLECIPLAVYDDEIMVGFLMYCVDEDDGEYWIYRMMIDKNYQSKGYGKKTMEKLLEIIKQDKTRNKVFLGVHKESIFAVKLYESFGFKFNGQVFGNEHIMRLDY; the protein is encoded by the coding sequence ATGTTATTATTTAAAGAAATTACAAGAGAAAATTTTTGGGAGTGTATTGAACTTTCTGTTGAAGAGGGACAAGTCGATTTTGTTACAACAAACGCAGTTTCAATAGGACAGTCTAAAGTTCAACTAGAGTGTATACCACTTGCAGTATATGATGATGAAATAATGGTAGGCTTTTTAATGTATTGCGTTGATGAAGATGATGGGGAATATTGGATTTATCGTATGATGATTGATAAAAACTATCAATCAAAGGGATATGGTAAAAAGACTATGGAAAAACTTTTGGAAATTATAAAGCAAGATAAAACTCGCAACAAGGTTTTCCTTGGGGTACATAAAGAAAGTATATTTGCTGTAAAATTATATGAGAGTTTTGGTTTTAAATTTAATGGACAAGTATTTGGTAATGAGCACATTATGAGATTAGATTACTAA
- a CDS encoding aspartyl-phosphate phosphatase Spo0E family protein: MKELIKQIEYTRAKLNKLIVAKEIITNDEELLKVSIELDELLNKYYRI, encoded by the coding sequence GTGAAAGAGCTAATTAAGCAAATTGAATATACTAGAGCTAAATTAAATAAACTGATAGTAGCTAAAGAAATTATTACAAATGATGAAGAGTTATTAAAAGTAAGTATAGAATTAGATGAACTCTTAAATAAATATTATCGCATTTAA
- a CDS encoding HAD family hydrolase, producing MDGIKVIFFDMGNTLLHFHYGKSDDEKDMQGLIYLTEYLKKFNTNIEFDEVKQGFYENWMEGIKDRKVILTEYPIEDFLNSFLQKHELSLNLEQCIEAINLFYTDYREQVYFENSIYDTLKAIRIKGYKIGVISNTCYYDEVMKECFKKAKIYDLIDNFTFSYSLRIGKPNKQIFKTAIEAMKISPVQAVMVGDNLESDIKPALDLGMKTIWLNHKNNAINCDIKHDIEISCLLELLQYI from the coding sequence ATGGATGGGATTAAGGTAATATTCTTTGATATGGGTAATACTTTATTACATTTTCATTATGGAAAATCAGATGATGAAAAAGATATGCAAGGGTTAATATATTTAACTGAATATCTAAAAAAATTTAATACAAATATTGAATTTGATGAAGTAAAACAAGGATTTTATGAAAATTGGATGGAAGGTATAAAAGATAGAAAAGTAATACTTACAGAGTATCCAATAGAAGATTTCCTAAATAGTTTTCTTCAAAAACATGAATTGAGCCTTAATTTAGAACAGTGCATAGAAGCAATTAATTTATTCTATACAGATTATAGGGAACAAGTATATTTTGAAAATAGTATATATGACACTTTAAAAGCAATAAGAATCAAGGGTTACAAAATAGGAGTTATATCAAATACTTGTTATTATGATGAGGTTATGAAAGAGTGTTTTAAAAAAGCAAAAATTTATGATTTAATTGACAATTTTACATTTAGTTATTCATTAAGAATTGGAAAACCAAACAAACAAATTTTTAAAACTGCAATTGAAGCAATGAAAATTAGCCCAGTACAAGCAGTAATGGTGGGTGATAATTTAGAAAGTGATATTAAACCAGCATTGGATTTGGGAATGAAAACTATATGGCTTAATCACAAAAATAACGCTATAAATTGCGATATTAAACATGATATTGAAATATCATGTTTATTGGAATTACTCCAATATATATAG
- a CDS encoding nuclear transport factor 2 family protein produces the protein MDFNKTLEFHLNSIKNKDLDAFMSTVRLDDITLIMPNGTLIRDKEDFVELHKDWFMDEDWALDYEILKTEESAEMAYVLTAVNYKDCDEKGNPVYMNYYLNLIFRKCDEDWLLIHDQNTVYSK, from the coding sequence ATGGATTTTAATAAAACACTAGAATTTCATCTTAATTCTATAAAAAATAAGGATTTGGATGCATTTATGTCAACGGTTAGACTTGATGATATTACGTTAATCATGCCAAATGGAACACTAATAAGAGACAAAGAGGATTTTGTTGAGTTACACAAAGATTGGTTTATGGATGAGGATTGGGCTTTAGATTATGAAATATTAAAAACTGAAGAAAGTGCAGAAATGGCGTATGTGCTAACGGCAGTTAATTATAAAGATTGTGATGAAAAAGGAAATCCGGTTTATATGAATTATTACTTGAATTTAATTTTTAGAAAATGTGATGAAGACTGGTTGTTAATTCATGATCAAAATACTGTATATAGTAAATAA
- the rsgA gene encoding ribosome small subunit-dependent GTPase A: MNLIDYGWDDKFKNELEKIKDKEYLPARVVRQEKGCYHVQCEYGEVTAQVSGKLRYNAKSITDFPAVGDWVAIRLINECKSAIIYSVLSRKSSLTRKAPISGGRTVREINGRKMIFGGATEEQVIAANIDVLFFVMSLDNDFSLKRMERYLTVGWNSGATPVIVLNKIDLCTDLNEKLSQIEKISVGVNIHRISAMKNEGIEELRQYISNGKTIGLFGSSGVGKSTISNCFLRSDKLMTREVREKDSKGRHTTTWRELILLPEGGVIIDTPGMREFQVWLDQDELDTKFEDIKKMESQCKFNDCSHKKEIGCAIKKTLQDGTLSKERYDNYLQMKMEVGYLNHRINQRDKALTKKEILLAKIRSN; the protein is encoded by the coding sequence GTGAATTTAATAGATTATGGTTGGGATGATAAGTTTAAGAATGAATTGGAAAAAATAAAAGACAAAGAGTACCTTCCTGCTAGAGTTGTTAGGCAAGAAAAAGGTTGTTACCATGTTCAATGTGAATATGGAGAAGTTACAGCTCAGGTTTCGGGTAAACTTAGATATAATGCTAAAAGTATAACTGATTTTCCAGCGGTTGGGGATTGGGTGGCAATAAGGCTAATAAATGAATGTAAGAGTGCTATAATCTACAGTGTTTTATCTAGAAAGAGTAGTTTGACTAGAAAAGCCCCAATTTCAGGCGGAAGAACAGTGAGAGAAATAAATGGTAGGAAGATGATTTTTGGAGGGGCAACAGAGGAGCAAGTTATTGCAGCTAATATAGATGTTTTGTTTTTTGTTATGTCTCTTGATAATGATTTTAGTTTAAAAAGAATGGAAAGATATTTAACAGTTGGATGGAATAGCGGAGCAACACCTGTTATTGTTTTAAATAAGATTGATTTATGTACAGATTTAAATGAAAAGTTAAGCCAAATTGAGAAAATTAGTGTAGGAGTTAATATCCATCGTATTAGTGCCATGAAAAATGAGGGCATTGAAGAATTACGTCAATATATTAGTAATGGAAAAACAATTGGATTATTTGGATCTTCAGGGGTAGGTAAATCTACTATTAGTAATTGTTTTTTAAGAAGTGACAAACTTATGACAAGAGAGGTAAGAGAAAAAGATAGTAAAGGTAGGCATACTACCACTTGGAGAGAATTAATACTCTTACCAGAGGGTGGGGTAATAATTGATACTCCAGGAATGCGTGAATTTCAAGTATGGCTTGATCAAGATGAATTAGATACTAAATTTGAAGATATAAAGAAGATGGAAAGTCAATGTAAGTTTAATGATTGTAGCCATAAGAAGGAAATAGGGTGCGCCATTAAGAAAACTTTGCAGGATGGAACCTTGAGTAAAGAACGATATGATAATTATTTGCAGATGAAAATGGAGGTAGGTTATTTAAATCATAGAATAAACCAGAGGGATAAAGCATTAACCAAAAAAGAAATTTTATTAGCCAAAATACGCAGTAATTAA
- a CDS encoding GNAT family N-acetyltransferase, which translates to MKELKNNKIILKDIYKSYAHSFVFDSIVEGNTPAQIFVDDVENTSIFLICEGHCVYFGGEVEDKDKYKEAINFFKENCLSESRRKELGVVKINYYSEAWEKELLEGLKEFNCNLYDRSLFKQDLKNVPIVRNDDNVIVKKIDNKVLKNTPLGNLNCLIDEIMGMWGSVDNFIKNGFGYCAIMNGNIISWCTAEYISKNYCGIGIETIEEHERKGVATIISNEFLNECLASNITPYWDSWKKNIPSVRVAEKNNFQKVCDYKIVFIEFD; encoded by the coding sequence ATGAAAGAATTAAAAAATAATAAGATTATATTGAAAGATATATATAAATCATATGCACATAGTTTTGTGTTTGATTCTATTGTTGAAGGCAATACACCAGCACAAATATTTGTTGATGATGTTGAGAATACATCAATATTTTTAATATGTGAGGGCCATTGTGTTTATTTTGGTGGAGAGGTAGAGGATAAAGATAAATATAAAGAAGCTATAAATTTTTTCAAAGAAAACTGTTTAAGTGAAAGCAGGAGAAAGGAACTAGGAGTAGTTAAGATTAATTATTATTCAGAAGCTTGGGAAAAGGAATTATTAGAAGGTTTAAAGGAATTTAACTGTAATTTATATGATAGATCTTTATTTAAACAAGATTTAAAGAATGTTCCAATAGTAAGAAATGATGATAATGTAATAGTTAAGAAGATAGATAATAAGGTGTTAAAGAATACTCCACTCGGAAACCTTAATTGTCTTATAGATGAAATAATGGGGATGTGGGGTTCAGTAGATAATTTTATTAAAAATGGTTTTGGCTATTGTGCAATAATGAATGGAAATATAATTAGCTGGTGTACAGCAGAATATATAAGCAAAAATTACTGTGGAATAGGCATTGAAACCATTGAGGAACATGAGAGAAAAGGTGTAGCTACTATAATTTCAAATGAATTCTTAAATGAATGTTTAGCTTCAAATATCACTCCATACTGGGACTCTTGGAAGAAAAATATTCCATCAGTTAGAGTAGCTGAAAAAAATAATTTTCAAAAGGTATGTGATTATAAAATAGTATTTATAGAATTTGATTAA
- a CDS encoding GNAT family N-acetyltransferase, giving the protein MITTRMYKNGDYEKIMTFLKEMYHLNKNQHCWLPAKWEYTEHLVNPLYIERGYASWEDYIRIWEEEDKIVAIAHIEDTCNVFLQVRPGYSHLELEMVQWAEDNCAIPVENSENKKIIIWAKESEEHLKELLTEQGYKKWHDCNYMNVQSLDGEYEPKLSEGYVIRSMAEDIDLCKRYNVIRKAFHPEAEYETTIPNCILKMISAPMYRTDLDIVAEYKDGSLAAACIVWYDEQNKIGMFEPVGTHPDHGRKGLGKAILLEGLKRLKKLGATHAYVESYGEERYAFYSSAGFKVYDKDYPWVKTI; this is encoded by the coding sequence ATGATAACAACAAGAATGTATAAAAATGGAGATTATGAAAAAATTATGACTTTCCTAAAGGAGATGTATCATTTAAATAAAAATCAACATTGCTGGCTTCCAGCTAAGTGGGAATATACTGAGCATTTAGTAAATCCTCTTTATATTGAACGTGGATATGCCAGCTGGGAAGATTACATTAGAATTTGGGAAGAAGAAGATAAAATTGTAGCCATAGCACATATAGAAGATACTTGTAATGTATTTTTACAAGTACGACCAGGTTATAGCCATCTAGAACTAGAAATGGTTCAATGGGCAGAAGATAATTGTGCTATACCAGTTGAAAACAGTGAAAATAAAAAAATAATTATATGGGCAAAGGAAAGTGAAGAGCATCTAAAGGAATTATTAACTGAGCAAGGTTATAAGAAGTGGCATGACTGTAATTACATGAATGTTCAGAGCTTAGATGGTGAATATGAGCCTAAACTTTCAGAGGGATATGTTATTCGTTCAATGGCTGAAGATATAGATTTGTGTAAAAGATACAATGTTATTAGAAAAGCATTTCATCCTGAGGCTGAATATGAAACTACAATACCAAACTGCATTTTAAAGATGATAAGTGCTCCAATGTATCGAACAGATTTGGACATTGTAGCAGAATATAAAGATGGCTCTTTAGCTGCTGCTTGTATTGTTTGGTATGATGAACAAAATAAAATTGGTATGTTTGAGCCTGTGGGAACACATCCAGACCATGGCAGAAAGGGGCTGGGAAAAGCTATACTTTTAGAAGGATTGAAAAGATTAAAGAAGCTTGGAGCAACTCATGCTTATGTTGAGTCATATGGCGAAGAACGATATGCCTTTTACTCTTCAGCAGGCTTTAAAGTATATGATAAAGATTACCCTTGGGTAAAAACAATATAA
- a CDS encoding TrmH family RNA methyltransferase, with protein sequence MHIILVHLYIKITMGVVLSRKNWGDKMELDIEQLYREFSNLKLVGSKESSIRIMNDLIKNKKIDDENLFVIEGLWAYEKIIKSNIGIRNFVFCPEFIKNKDMLKMVRLIVSAADDSYLISSNLCSRLSSRDSGEGFFMLCSFPQYKLDDIELKENNLLVILDGLEKPGNIGTIIRSVDGAGGDGVVICNSKVRKTNQKLIKSSMGSSFILPVINSDITEIVMWLKSNGFKIIVTDLKASKSYYNADYKGKIAIIAGNERHGISDIWNEYECECERVIIPMFGVADSLNVGVATTMVVYEASFCQKDLTKKVG encoded by the coding sequence TTGCATATTATTTTAGTACATCTCTATATTAAAATAACTATGGGAGTAGTTCTTTCAAGAAAAAATTGGGGTGATAAAATGGAACTAGATATTGAGCAATTATATAGAGAGTTTTCTAACTTGAAGTTAGTTGGTAGTAAGGAATCTTCAATAAGAATTATGAATGATTTAATAAAGAATAAAAAGATTGATGATGAAAATTTATTTGTCATAGAAGGATTATGGGCATATGAAAAAATAATTAAAAGTAATATAGGAATAAGAAATTTTGTGTTTTGTCCAGAGTTTATAAAAAATAAAGACATGCTTAAGATGGTTCGACTTATTGTTTCTGCAGCAGATGATTCATATTTAATATCAAGTAATTTGTGTAGTAGATTAAGTAGTAGAGATAGTGGAGAAGGATTTTTTATGTTGTGTAGTTTTCCACAGTATAAGCTTGATGATATAGAACTAAAAGAAAACAATTTACTAGTTATACTTGATGGATTAGAGAAGCCAGGGAACATTGGGACAATCATAAGGTCTGTTGATGGTGCTGGTGGAGATGGAGTAGTTATTTGTAATAGCAAGGTGAGAAAAACAAATCAAAAATTAATAAAATCAAGCATGGGATCTAGTTTTATTTTGCCAGTTATAAATAGTGATATAACAGAAATTGTAATGTGGCTTAAAAGTAATGGATTTAAAATTATTGTTACTGATCTAAAGGCTAGTAAAAGTTACTATAATGCTGATTACAAAGGAAAAATTGCTATTATTGCAGGAAATGAAAGACATGGTATTTCAGACATTTGGAATGAATATGAATGTGAATGTGAAAGAGTAATAATACCTATGTTTGGAGTAGCAGATTCGTTAAATGTAGGAGTCGCAACCACAATGGTTGTTTATGAAGCAAGCTTTTGTCAAAAAGATTTAACTAAAAAGGTGGGATAA
- a CDS encoding restriction endonuclease, with product MANYDFNELSSYDFEILTRDLLQSEMGVTIESFKSGRDKGIDLRYANDPNNLFIVQCKHYRCLSSMLSHEIFCSKFSSISL from the coding sequence ATGGCAAATTATGATTTTAATGAATTATCAAGTTATGACTTTGAGATACTGACAAGAGATTTATTGCAAAGTGAAATGGGAGTAACAATTGAGAGTTTTAAGTCGGGAAGAGATAAGGGTATTGATTTAAGATATGCTAATGACCCCAATAATTTATTTATAGTTCAATGTAAGCATTACCGGTGTTTGTCAAGCATGTTGTCGCATGAAATTTTCTGTTCGAAATTCTCTAGTATTAGTTTGTAA
- a CDS encoding HNH endonuclease, producing MGRKEIKPSIIKELYAKCGNVCAFPGCTNRLFTDDEYGKSHISNICHIQGYNKGSARYNPKLSEDEANDISNLILLCKNHHGYIDQNEAIYTVEVLNSLKKSHEKKIEELLSEKILNTSIITLNNINYSKFIEYINKNSDYDLDEKMLSKLFKKISNQKPITREILFKVIEYYYENENLNMPCICNETRLNDIDFSVQLRLLVQNKFIDETYFDNSIRSFIETDEYNIQIVSENYLYKMYNGIWQLEKRGHILIEILKYIGNTQHFYDLLVNLNLMYIEN from the coding sequence TTGGGTAGAAAAGAAATTAAGCCAAGTATCATAAAGGAATTATATGCAAAATGTGGTAATGTGTGTGCCTTTCCAGGTTGTACAAATAGATTATTTACTGATGATGAATATGGAAAGAGCCATATAAGTAATATTTGTCATATTCAAGGATACAATAAAGGAAGTGCGAGATATAATCCTAAATTATCAGAGGATGAAGCTAATGATATTTCTAATCTTATTCTATTATGTAAGAACCATCATGGATATATTGACCAGAATGAAGCTATATATACAGTAGAAGTTCTTAATAGTTTAAAAAAATCACATGAAAAGAAGATAGAAGAGTTGCTTAGTGAAAAAATATTAAATACTTCAATTATAACTTTGAATAATATTAATTATAGTAAATTTATTGAATATATTAATAAAAATTCAGATTATGATTTAGATGAAAAAATGTTATCCAAGTTATTTAAAAAGATTAGTAATCAAAAACCGATTACACGTGAAATTTTATTTAAAGTAATTGAATATTATTATGAGAATGAAAATCTTAATATGCCATGTATTTGTAATGAAACAAGGCTTAATGATATTGATTTTTCAGTACAATTAAGGTTACTTGTACAAAATAAGTTTATTGATGAAACTTATTTTGATAATTCAATAAGAAGTTTTATTGAAACAGATGAATATAATATACAAATAGTTTCTGAAAATTACTTGTATAAAATGTATAATGGCATATGGCAATTAGAAAAACGAGGTCATATACTAATAGAAATTTTGAAATACATAGGTAATACTCAACATTTTTATGATTTGTTAGTAAATTTAAATTTAATGTATATAGAAAACTAA
- a CDS encoding AAA family ATPase has translation MKNLYIKKVYIKNFRGYEGEKEFDFTSNNKPNNLILLSGANGYGKTSLLDAIEWCLTGNVRRVYDDYNERCPNTKEQKIQDSDKGLIKNTNSIDNEIIVRLSIFYKEKEVNLERTYCVIDREVDGLNLNSIPNIESEDENVKKELMSSLTEIAENFYDNFICSYDKNIELCSKGREEIYEIFSCLYTEFKEANIIKNRLATIKNALSEEKENLEKEIAKIVAEKDKYEKLSKEMEEINSNIREEYPTNKIFDEEVLTPYEFIDNTNVDSKKTLNSQIAFLQSIYYLKVKNNIEKLNSKLKFEYNLILLEQLGNEYNLKRDIIEQLKGINIDEIKAEKRKAEILYNKIKESLSIDNIESILNEIIKDDKIREYINKNSIDILLEYKKNIQSNLEKKVYIMIKTHYIIQIALLCSL, from the coding sequence ATGAAGAATTTATACATTAAGAAGGTTTATATTAAAAACTTTAGGGGATATGAAGGAGAGAAAGAGTTTGATTTTACAAGTAATAATAAACCCAATAATCTAATTTTATTATCTGGTGCGAATGGGTATGGAAAGACCTCTTTATTAGATGCTATAGAATGGTGTTTAACTGGTAATGTAAGAAGAGTTTATGATGATTATAATGAGAGATGTCCGAATACAAAAGAACAAAAAATTCAAGATTCAGATAAAGGGTTAATTAAAAATACAAATAGTATAGATAATGAAATTATAGTGAGGCTTAGTATATTTTATAAAGAAAAAGAAGTGAATTTGGAAAGAACATATTGTGTAATTGATAGAGAAGTTGATGGATTAAATCTTAATTCTATTCCCAATATTGAAAGTGAGGATGAAAATGTTAAAAAAGAATTAATGTCATCACTAACTGAGATAGCAGAAAATTTTTATGATAATTTCATATGTTCGTACGATAAAAATATAGAACTTTGTTCAAAAGGAAGAGAAGAAATATATGAAATATTTTCTTGTTTGTATACAGAATTTAAAGAAGCTAATATTATTAAAAATAGATTAGCTACCATCAAGAATGCTTTGTCAGAAGAAAAAGAAAATTTGGAAAAAGAAATAGCAAAGATTGTTGCTGAAAAAGATAAATATGAAAAGTTAAGTAAGGAAATGGAGGAAATTAACTCCAATATAAGAGAAGAGTATCCAACAAATAAAATATTTGATGAAGAAGTTCTTACACCTTATGAATTTATTGATAATACAAATGTTGATTCTAAGAAAACTTTAAATAGCCAGATAGCATTTTTGCAGAGTATATATTATCTAAAAGTTAAAAATAATATAGAAAAATTAAACTCAAAACTAAAATTTGAATATAATTTAATATTATTGGAGCAATTAGGCAATGAGTATAATTTAAAAAGAGACATAATTGAACAATTAAAAGGGATAAATATTGATGAAATTAAAGCTGAAAAACGTAAAGCTGAAATTCTCTATAATAAAATAAAAGAATCATTGTCAATAGATAACATAGAATCAATTTTAAATGAAATAATTAAGGATGATAAGATTAGGGAATATATAAATAAAAATAGTATAGATATTCTATTAGAATATAAAAAAAATATACAAAGTAATTTAGAGAAAAAAGTTTATATAATGATAAAAACTCATTATATAATACAGATAGCCCTGTTATGCTCGTTATGA